The genomic stretch GAAGTTGCGGTTGCCGCTCAGCACCGATACCACCACCAGGTCCCGCGAATTGATGACGTCGGAGACCTCCGCCGGCAGCGGCCCCGAGTTGCCGATGCACGTGGTGCAGCCGTAACCGACCAGGTTGAAGCGCAGCTTTTCCAGATACGGCGTCAGACCGGCTTGCTTGTAGTACTCGGTCACGACTTTTGATCCCGGAGCAAGTGAGGTCTTGACCCAGGGCTTTGTCGAAAGCCCTCGCTCGATGGCTTTCTTGGCGAGAATTCCCGCCGCCAGCATGACGGAGGGATTCGACGTGTTGGTGCAGCTCGTAATCGCCGCGATGACCACGCTGCCATGACGCAGTTCCTTGCGCAGGTCGGCCATCATCGGCTTGTCCGCCGAGGGCGATTCCTCGTCTTCCATGCCGACCGCGGTGCTTCCGCCTTCGCCTTCGAAGCGTCCGACCTGCTTGTCGGCTTTGTCCGCGATCTTGCTGCCCGGACGCAACAACGTCGGCAGCGTCTGCCGGAATCCTTCCGGCACCTTGTACAGGGTGACGCGGTCCTGCGGACGCTTCGGGCCGGCGACGCTCGGCTCCACCGTCCCGAGGTCGAGTTGCAGGTTGGTGGAATAGGTTGCGTGTGGCGTATTGGGCGTGTGGAACAGCCCTTGCTCCTTGCAGTAGGCCTCGACGAGCGCAATCTGCTCCTCGCTGCGGCCGGAGAGCCGCAGGTAATTCAAGGTTTCGCTGTCGATGGGGAAGATGCCGCACGTGGCGCCGTACTCCGGCGACATGTTGCCGATGGTCGCGCGATCGGCCAGCGCCAGCGTGTGCAGCCCGGGACCGTAGAATTCCACGAACTTGCCGACCACCCCTTCCCGTCTCAGCATCTCCGTGATCGTGAGCACCAGGTCGGTGGCGGTGGAACCTTCTCTCAGTTTGCCGGTAAGCTTTACGCCTACCACTTGCGGAATCAGCATGGATACTGGCTGGTTCAGCATGGCGGCTTCAGCTTCGATTCCTCCCACGCCCCAACCCAGCACGCCGAGGCCGTTGATCATCGTGGTGTGCGAGTCGGTTCCAACCACCGTGTCCGGATAGGCGAGCGGCCGATTGCCGTTGTTCGACTTGCCGACGAACACCACGCGCGCCAGGTATTCAAGGTTGACCTGGTGGACGATGCCGGTGTCCGGGGGAACAATCTTGAGATTCTGGAACGCGCCCTGTCCCCAACGCAGAAATGCGTAGCGCTCCTTGTTGCGCTGGAATTCCAGGTCGGCGTTCACTTGGAATGCCCATTGCGTGCCGAATTCGTCCACCTGCACCGAATGGTCGATGACCAGTTCCGCCGGCGAGATCGGATTGATGCTGGCGGGAGCTCCGCCCAGCTTTTCCATCGCTTCGCGCATGGCGGCCAGGTCCACCACCGCCGGAACACCGGTAAAGTCCTGCAGCAGCACCCGGCTGGGAGTGAAGGAGATTTCCTTCGTCGGCGCCGCTTTTGCATCCCAGGCCGCCAGGGAACGGATGTCGTCCGCCTTGACCGATTTTCCATCCTCGGTGCGCAGCAGGTTTTCCAGCAGGATGCGAAGCGAGTAGGGAAGGTGCGTGGTCGAGATGCCCTGCTTGTCGAGGGCTCCGATGCCGAAAATATCGTATTCCTTGTTGCCGACGCGCAACGTAGATCGACTGCCAAAGCTGTTCTTCATGATTTTGTCCAGTCTGTTATGAGCGTGGCCGTCCTCGGCCAACTTCCGCGGGCCGATGCCAACCCACCAGTTTAAAACAAATGGGAGTTCCCGGAACCAGATTCCAACCTGGGAGCGTCACGTCAGGATGTGACACAAGGGCGGGTGCGCGCCCGGGACCTGCATTATTTCCGGTGGTGCCGCTGGCTGCGGGAAGGACGTTCTTCGACCACGGCGAACTGAAGCTTGCGCTGCACGCTGTCGATTCGGTCCAGGATGACCCGCACCGGATCGCCCAGCGAGTATTTCTTCCGCGTGCGCTGTCCGACGATTTGTTTCGTCCCGTCGTTATATGCGTAATGATCGTCGCTGAGGCTGGAGAGCGGTACCAGCCCCTCAATGAACATCTCATGCAGCTCGACGAAGAACCCGAACTTGGTGACGCTGATGATCAGGGCGTCGAACTCCTCGCCGACGCGGTCGCGCATGAACTTGATTTTTTTCCATTCCATGAGCTCGCGTTCGGCATCGTCGGCGCGGCGCTCGGATTCGGAGGATTCTTCGGCAATCTGGTGCAGGACTTCGGCAGGGATAGGTCCGTCATGAGGGGCGCCGGGCTCGGACCCCTGCCGCGCGGGCTCGCCGTGGCGCGCGCGCTTCGGTGAACCCTTGCTCCAGGGCAAAGCCGCGTGCGCCGCACCTTCTTTCGCGCTCGCGGGCGGACGCGCAGCTTTTGACCAGGCGCCCTTCCGCTCGCTCAGTACGCCGGTTCCCACCGCCACCTGGCCGTCATGCTGCTCGGCGGAATTGCGCAACACTTCTTTGAGAATGCGGTGGACGATCAAATCCGGATAGCGTCGGATTGGCGAAGTGAAATGCGTGTAGGTGGGCGCGGCCAGGGCAAAATGGCCGACGTTCTCCTCCGAATACTTCGCTTGCTTGAGCGAGCGCAGCATCAGGTACGACAAAATGCGCTCTTCCGGCTTGCCCGCGATCTTCTCCGTCAACTTCTGGTACATGTGCGGCGTGATGTGCACGTCCTGCGGGATCTCCACCTCGCGCCGCTGCTGTCCCGCCCGCGAGCGCTGCGCCCCGCGCCCCGGCCGGCGATGATCGGTGTAGGAAAAGCGCTTCACTGGCAGCGCTCCCACGCCAAGTGAATACCCGAACGCCGCCGCGATGGTCTCGAATTCGTACACGCGCTTGGGATCGGGCTTCTCGTGGATCCGGTATAGCGAAGGAACTTCCTTGTTCTCCAGGTACGAGGCCACGCTCTCATTGGCGGCCAGCATGAACTCCTCGATCAGGCGGTGGGCGAAATTGCGCTCCGAGCGTGTGATCGCCTTCATCAGCCCGTTCTCGTCGAACTCGATCACCGGCTCGGGGAGATCGAAATCGATGGAGCCTCGACGCGCCCGCTTGCGGTTAAGAATCATTGCCAGTTCGCGCATCAACTCGAAGACGTCCACCAGCACGCGGTAGCGCTCGCGCAGCTTGCTGTCGCCTTCCAGGACGGCATTCACGTCGGTATAGGTCATGCGCTCGGTGGAGCGGATGACGCCGGGCATGATCTGGTAGCGGAGAATGTCTCCCTTGGGATCGATCTCCATCACGCACGACATGACCAGGCGATCGACATGCGGACGCAGCGAGCACAGGTCCGTCGACAGTTCGATGGGCAGCATGGGCACCGCGCGGTCAGGAAAATAGACGGAGGTGCCGCGCAGGCGCGCCTCCGCATCCAGGGTCGAGTTTTCGCGCACGTACTGCGCGACATCGGCGATGTGCACCTGCAGCTCGAAATTTCCATTGTGCATGCGGCGGACGAACACAGCGTCGTCGAAATCGCGCGCCGTTTCACCATCGATGGTGACGATGGGCAGGCTGCGAAAGTCGCGCCGGCCGCGGCGTTCACGCGCCGGAATCATGTTCTCAAACGATTGTGCTTCCTCCAGCGCCGCCGTGGGAAAGCGATGCGGCAAATGGTACTTGCGAATAACGATTTCGGTGTCCACGCCGAAGTCGTCTTCGTAACCCAGGATCTCGACCACCCGCCCGCGCGGATTCTGCGTGGGGGTGGGCCAGTCGGTGATCTCCACATCGACGACAAC from Terriglobales bacterium encodes the following:
- the acnA gene encoding aconitate hydratase AcnA, which produces MKNSFGSRSTLRVGNKEYDIFGIGALDKQGISTTHLPYSLRILLENLLRTEDGKSVKADDIRSLAAWDAKAAPTKEISFTPSRVLLQDFTGVPAVVDLAAMREAMEKLGGAPASINPISPAELVIDHSVQVDEFGTQWAFQVNADLEFQRNKERYAFLRWGQGAFQNLKIVPPDTGIVHQVNLEYLARVVFVGKSNNGNRPLAYPDTVVGTDSHTTMINGLGVLGWGVGGIEAEAAMLNQPVSMLIPQVVGVKLTGKLREGSTATDLVLTITEMLRREGVVGKFVEFYGPGLHTLALADRATIGNMSPEYGATCGIFPIDSETLNYLRLSGRSEEQIALVEAYCKEQGLFHTPNTPHATYSTNLQLDLGTVEPSVAGPKRPQDRVTLYKVPEGFRQTLPTLLRPGSKIADKADKQVGRFEGEGGSTAVGMEDEESPSADKPMMADLRKELRHGSVVIAAITSCTNTSNPSVMLAAGILAKKAIERGLSTKPWVKTSLAPGSKVVTEYYKQAGLTPYLEKLRFNLVGYGCTTCIGNSGPLPAEVSDVINSRDLVVVSVLSGNRNFEGRINSEVRANYLMSPPLVVAYALAGRIDIDLEKEPLGRDQQGKPVFLRDIWPTTKEVADAVAGIRGEMFRATYRQVYEGDERWRSLDVPAGETFAWDAKSTYIKDPPYFEGMGLQPAEVKDITGARVLAVLGHSVTTDHISPAGSIKPDSPAGKYLIEHGVDVKDFNSYGSRRGNHEVMVRGTFANIRLRNKMVPNREGGFTRHLPQCEEMTIFDAAMKYAEEKVPLIIIAGKEYGSGSSRDWAAKGPMLLGVRAVIAESFERIHRSNLVGMGVLPLQFHSGDDHETLGLTGEETYEIVGLRELLDNYKSGQKVTVRARHANGSVCEFKASLRIDTPQEALYYKHGGILQYVLRQLLAGKEKAEVVSAGLSTVADHKTGSVVT
- a CDS encoding RNB domain-containing ribonuclease produces the protein MIPDTAILGKIAQQPKQAAGLKQLVRELGIRGDERRDFVQRLEGLVQRGELVAQDGDRYAIPKTPSRSNLVAGRLTMHRDGYGFVIPESEELRSRLDGDIYISPQNTDNAMHGDRVLVELRRERGDGRAEGQIVRVINRAHSTVVGTFHYGPRYDYVTPMDEKITLDIVIPRGMSHPSGMEKPEHKIKERHRVLGTEAKRTEIAEDMENVVVDVEITDWPTPTQNPRGRVVEILGYEDDFGVDTEIVIRKYHLPHRFPTAALEEAQSFENMIPARERRGRRDFRSLPIVTIDGETARDFDDAVFVRRMHNGNFELQVHIADVAQYVRENSTLDAEARLRGTSVYFPDRAVPMLPIELSTDLCSLRPHVDRLVMSCVMEIDPKGDILRYQIMPGVIRSTERMTYTDVNAVLEGDSKLRERYRVLVDVFELMRELAMILNRKRARRGSIDFDLPEPVIEFDENGLMKAITRSERNFAHRLIEEFMLAANESVASYLENKEVPSLYRIHEKPDPKRVYEFETIAAAFGYSLGVGALPVKRFSYTDHRRPGRGAQRSRAGQQRREVEIPQDVHITPHMYQKLTEKIAGKPEERILSYLMLRSLKQAKYSEENVGHFALAAPTYTHFTSPIRRYPDLIVHRILKEVLRNSAEQHDGQVAVGTGVLSERKGAWSKAARPPASAKEGAAHAALPWSKGSPKRARHGEPARQGSEPGAPHDGPIPAEVLHQIAEESSESERRADDAERELMEWKKIKFMRDRVGEEFDALIISVTKFGFFVELHEMFIEGLVPLSSLSDDHYAYNDGTKQIVGQRTRKKYSLGDPVRVILDRIDSVQRKLQFAVVEERPSRSQRHHRK